A single region of the Granulicella aggregans genome encodes:
- a CDS encoding RraA family protein encodes MRIGGRTVWITGGATALLLVAAGVHADTPLTAADYEHDAARMLEAYRHVEAASVSDAEEQLLHEKHYMSHKVQAIFPTKFAGVALTVLLKKEENNDPAALSGMLSAIDSGGPGSVYVMKVEDGEDIAGMGGLMGTAMFARGFAGAVVDGGVRDLPQLKRIGFPVYATGPVPSTSVSHYRFGGMNGTIEVAGTRVSGGDIIVADQDGVVVVPRTHAVEVLLRAQKLDESEHSMYPYIEKFHSIVEAVRQFGRI; translated from the coding sequence ATGAGAATCGGCGGACGAACTGTCTGGATCACTGGTGGCGCTACTGCGCTGTTGCTTGTAGCGGCGGGAGTTCATGCGGATACTCCGCTGACTGCCGCGGACTACGAGCATGATGCGGCGCGGATGCTCGAGGCATACCGGCATGTTGAGGCCGCATCGGTCTCGGATGCGGAGGAGCAACTCCTTCATGAGAAGCACTACATGTCGCACAAGGTGCAGGCGATCTTTCCCACCAAGTTCGCGGGCGTCGCGCTGACGGTCCTGTTGAAGAAGGAAGAAAACAACGATCCGGCTGCACTATCAGGAATGCTGAGCGCCATCGACAGCGGCGGTCCAGGCTCGGTCTACGTGATGAAGGTGGAGGACGGCGAAGACATCGCCGGCATGGGTGGCCTGATGGGGACAGCCATGTTCGCGCGCGGCTTTGCAGGCGCAGTCGTCGATGGCGGGGTCCGAGACCTGCCGCAGTTGAAGCGAATCGGCTTTCCCGTGTACGCGACAGGCCCGGTGCCGTCGACCTCGGTATCGCACTATCGCTTCGGTGGCATGAACGGAACCATCGAGGTTGCGGGCACGAGAGTAAGTGGCGGAGACATCATCGTGGCGGACCAGGACGGCGTGGTCGTTGTGCCACGGACACATGCTGTGGAGGTGCTGCTGCGTGCACAGAAGCTCGATGAGAGCGAGCACAGCATGTATCCGTATATCGAAAAGTTCCACTCCATCGTGGAAGCAGTGAGACAGTTCGGGCGAATTTGA
- a CDS encoding response regulator produces MKPIRVLLIEDHFLARMALQSVLAGHSQIKVVGEASDGEQGIEQFRALKPDVVVLDLRLPRVSGFEVIVTLRKMAQPARIVVLSNYHGSEDIYRAVRSGAMAYLTKDASGEELINAIRNVARDLRYLPRVALDRLAERTPAVELTPRESEVLVCITQGLSNREIAEALRIAEKTVRIHVSSVLDKMGARDRTQATIYALQRGLVHFD; encoded by the coding sequence CTGAAGCCGATCCGGGTCTTGCTGATCGAAGATCATTTTCTAGCGCGAATGGCCTTGCAAAGCGTTCTCGCGGGCCACTCACAGATCAAGGTCGTCGGCGAGGCGTCCGATGGAGAGCAAGGCATCGAGCAGTTTCGCGCGCTGAAGCCGGACGTGGTGGTGCTCGACCTTCGGCTGCCGCGTGTAAGCGGGTTCGAGGTGATCGTGACGCTGCGCAAGATGGCCCAGCCGGCGAGAATCGTGGTCCTCTCGAACTACCACGGATCGGAAGATATCTATCGCGCCGTACGATCGGGCGCCATGGCCTACCTAACCAAGGACGCGAGCGGAGAAGAGCTCATCAACGCCATTCGCAACGTCGCCCGTGACCTTCGGTATCTTCCTCGGGTCGCGCTCGATCGGCTGGCGGAGAGGACTCCCGCGGTCGAACTGACGCCTCGCGAGAGTGAAGTGCTCGTCTGCATTACCCAGGGGCTATCGAACCGCGAGATTGCAGAGGCTCTGCGGATTGCAGAGAAGACGGTGCGGATCCATGTGTCCTCCGTGCTGGATAAGATGGGCGCGCGCGATAGGACACAGGCGACCATCTACGCGCTGCAGCGTGGTTTGGTTCACTTTGACTAA
- a CDS encoding twin-arginine translocation signal domain-containing protein: protein MRLLKRGNWSRRDVLKQSGILSAALAAAPVSASAALLTVETSAVPTNTGTATENLYTKIGVRPIINARGTFTIISGSQSLPEVKQAMFEASQHYVHLDELMPAVGAEIASHMGAPSAIVTVGCEAAIALATVACICGTDPELSQSFPYNKKRSQVIIPKHSRNPYDFGVRMSGPEIVEVESDDELRSKINDKTAMIYILSGPRAFEEPLSIKTICAIAKEKGVPVFVDAAAEEPLVPNIHLAAGATFVAYSGGKCMRGPQTAGVLLGPKDLCAAAFWNAAPHHNWGRALKVGKEEAMGMLAAVRAWYKRDHEAEQKQWLEWDKYIAEAVKGIPTVTTEIRMPSADLSNRAPTLQIRWDGAKVGITGTELVERLDKGTPRILVDGGRGRRPEMMESSIGIMPYMMQPGDYKIVADTIAKYLRNPGHYENPPVYTGALANVAGSWNVTINYSRGVGLQQLELSQDGNALSGTQKGEVYNSQLKGKVVADHATLSGTMQVSGTEVPYTFTGVVSGNTFAGDVKLGEYGTATFKAIRA, encoded by the coding sequence ATGCGCCTTTTGAAGCGTGGAAACTGGTCGAGACGAGATGTATTGAAGCAGTCCGGAATTCTTTCGGCGGCACTGGCGGCGGCTCCCGTGAGCGCATCGGCGGCGCTGCTTACAGTCGAAACAAGCGCAGTGCCGACTAACACCGGAACGGCCACTGAGAACCTGTACACGAAGATCGGCGTTCGCCCCATCATCAACGCCCGCGGCACCTTCACCATCATCTCCGGGTCGCAGTCGCTGCCCGAGGTGAAGCAGGCGATGTTCGAGGCATCGCAGCACTACGTGCATCTCGACGAGTTGATGCCTGCGGTGGGCGCGGAGATTGCAAGCCACATGGGAGCGCCCAGCGCGATTGTGACGGTGGGTTGCGAGGCCGCGATCGCGCTGGCAACGGTGGCCTGTATCTGCGGGACTGACCCGGAGCTCTCGCAATCGTTCCCCTACAACAAGAAGCGCAGCCAGGTGATCATTCCCAAACACTCGCGCAACCCCTACGACTTTGGCGTGCGCATGTCCGGGCCAGAGATCGTCGAAGTCGAGAGCGATGACGAGCTGCGGTCGAAGATTAACGACAAGACGGCGATGATCTATATCCTCTCCGGCCCGCGCGCGTTTGAAGAGCCGCTCTCGATCAAGACGATCTGCGCGATCGCGAAAGAGAAGGGCGTCCCCGTATTCGTGGATGCTGCGGCGGAAGAGCCTCTCGTGCCGAACATTCATCTCGCTGCCGGGGCGACTTTCGTTGCTTACTCAGGTGGCAAGTGTATGCGCGGGCCCCAGACGGCAGGCGTTCTGCTTGGGCCGAAAGATCTCTGCGCGGCAGCCTTCTGGAACGCGGCACCCCACCATAACTGGGGACGCGCGCTGAAGGTGGGCAAGGAAGAAGCGATGGGTATGCTTGCCGCTGTCCGCGCATGGTACAAGCGTGATCACGAGGCGGAGCAGAAGCAGTGGCTGGAGTGGGACAAATACATCGCCGAAGCGGTGAAGGGCATCCCGACGGTGACGACGGAGATTCGCATGCCCAGCGCGGACCTCTCAAACCGCGCACCGACACTGCAGATCCGCTGGGATGGCGCAAAAGTTGGCATCACCGGGACCGAGCTCGTCGAGAGACTCGACAAGGGAACGCCGCGAATTCTTGTTGATGGTGGTCGTGGCCGCAGGCCGGAGATGATGGAGTCGTCCATCGGCATCATGCCGTACATGATGCAGCCGGGAGACTACAAGATCGTCGCGGACACCATCGCAAAGTATCTGCGCAACCCGGGCCACTACGAGAACCCTCCCGTCTACACCGGGGCTCTTGCGAACGTTGCGGGAAGCTGGAATGTGACGATCAACTACTCGCGCGGCGTAGGGCTGCAGCAGTTGGAGCTCAGCCAGGATGGCAATGCCTTGAGTGGCACGCAGAAGGGCGAGGTCTACAACTCGCAACTAAAGGGTAAGGTCGTTGCGGATCACGCAACGCTCTCCGGAACAATGCAGGTAAGCGGCACCGAAGTTCCGTATACCTTCACCGGCGTGGTCTCTGGCAACACATTCGCCGGCGACGTGAAGCTTGGCGAGTACGGCACGGCTACATTCAAGGCTATTCGGGCGTAA
- a CDS encoding amidohydrolase/deacetylase family metallohydrolase codes for MGLRRSFAGIFAAAVLLSASSLCTAAQEGGPPKEVPPNPLAYDLLLKGGHVIDAKNKIDGLRDVGIKDGKIAAVGEHLEAKDALKIVDVHGFYVTPGLIDIHVHAYAGTGERNSYAGDNSVYPDGFTLRTGVTTVVDAGSSGRKNFDDFKDRVIDRSKTRVLAELNIVGAGMRGPKYEDNLDDMDGKLTGEKAKQYPGVVVGIKSAHFSGPEWKPFDQAVIAGTIADIPVMIDYGANRPERPLLQLVSTHLRPGDIYTHCFSGLRGEQNPQTGGPSEALVVMRKRGIYCDVGHGGGSFSWTVAGPIVATGYKPDSISTDLHITSMNNGMKDMLNVADKMMVLGETIPEVIEQMTSAPAHEIKQDQLGNLSVGSGADVAVLSVETGRFGFVDMYNTKRTGTKKLVCQLTLRDGKVVYDLNGISADTWDAKQHSADVRQASRWTTFNERPISTSKFPLSTPAGAPVPATPK; via the coding sequence ATGGGTCTTCGTCGCAGTTTCGCGGGCATCTTCGCCGCTGCAGTTCTGTTGTCGGCTTCGTCGCTATGTACTGCGGCACAGGAGGGCGGCCCTCCGAAGGAGGTTCCGCCCAATCCCCTGGCTTATGACCTTCTGCTAAAGGGCGGCCACGTCATCGACGCGAAGAACAAGATCGATGGGCTGCGCGATGTCGGCATCAAGGACGGAAAGATCGCTGCGGTTGGCGAGCACCTTGAAGCGAAGGACGCGCTGAAGATCGTCGATGTGCATGGCTTCTACGTGACGCCCGGCCTGATCGATATCCATGTGCACGCCTATGCTGGGACGGGCGAGAGGAACTCCTATGCAGGCGATAACTCGGTGTATCCCGATGGCTTTACCCTGCGCACAGGTGTCACAACGGTGGTTGATGCGGGCAGCTCGGGGCGGAAGAACTTCGACGACTTCAAGGACCGCGTGATCGATCGCTCAAAGACGCGCGTGCTGGCTGAACTCAACATCGTAGGCGCGGGTATGCGTGGGCCGAAGTACGAAGACAACCTCGACGACATGGACGGCAAGCTGACCGGCGAGAAGGCGAAGCAGTATCCCGGCGTAGTGGTGGGCATCAAGAGCGCGCACTTCAGTGGACCGGAATGGAAGCCCTTCGACCAAGCTGTGATCGCAGGCACGATCGCGGATATCCCGGTGATGATCGACTACGGTGCGAACCGTCCGGAGCGGCCTTTGCTGCAGCTTGTATCAACGCATCTGCGGCCGGGAGACATCTACACGCACTGCTTCTCCGGCCTGCGCGGCGAGCAGAACCCGCAGACCGGCGGCCCTTCTGAAGCGCTGGTCGTGATGCGCAAGCGGGGCATCTACTGCGACGTGGGACATGGCGGCGGATCGTTCTCATGGACGGTGGCAGGGCCAATCGTGGCGACGGGCTACAAGCCCGATTCGATCTCGACCGACCTCCACATCACGTCGATGAACAACGGCATGAAGGACATGCTGAATGTGGCCGACAAGATGATGGTGCTGGGTGAGACCATCCCCGAGGTAATCGAGCAGATGACCTCGGCACCTGCACATGAGATCAAGCAGGACCAGCTTGGCAATCTGTCCGTTGGCTCCGGTGCCGACGTAGCGGTGCTGTCCGTAGAGACGGGGCGCTTCGGCTTCGTAGACATGTACAACACCAAGCGGACAGGCACGAAGAAGCTGGTGTGCCAGCTGACGCTGCGCGATGGCAAGGTGGTCTACGACTTGAACGGCATCTCGGCGGACACGTGGGATGCGAAGCAGCATTCGGCTGACGTGCGGCAGGCATCGCGCTGGACGACGTTCAATGAGCGGCCCATCAGTACAAGCAAGTTCCCACTTTCCACGCCGGCTGGTGCACCCGTTCCTGCGACTCCTAAGTAG
- a CDS encoding ATP-binding protein, which yields MYFVLAGVLLLAGRELRSQIAPYPTPSTEMPSAGRDRTEAVALAGTSPPAVVIRGWSTSSEVGPTSESLEPLVLNAGNRDLVIFFDATPGRKTDLEFRYRLTGYDPDWTVTPSKLAHYRRLSPGHFEMEVEAREAGGQWSATAATLKVVQRRFFYQTWYFYVLVGVAMVLIGTQLLSQRDQLLKGEMGIVLEERNRIASDCHDTLMAGFAAISWQLEATAKLFRDTHAELTPAAKSCELARSMVSHCQAEARRIIWDLRDTEELTDNLSQALTRALAAHRMRETIETTFEVYGDETPIAPGAVHHLVCIGQEAITNAVRHAQATNIHVALRYGTDSLNLSVKDDGKGFHVSDTSTRTGHFGIPVMQERARKLGGALKLTSSAQSGTEVAVTVSFQAIDRSLKQRDVVPWIGV from the coding sequence GTGTACTTCGTTCTGGCTGGCGTACTGTTGCTGGCTGGCAGAGAGCTGCGCTCACAGATCGCGCCCTATCCAACGCCATCAACGGAGATGCCCTCCGCAGGTCGAGACCGGACCGAAGCGGTCGCGCTGGCGGGAACCTCTCCACCCGCGGTCGTGATTCGCGGCTGGTCGACCAGCTCCGAGGTCGGGCCCACAAGTGAGAGTCTGGAGCCGCTGGTCTTGAACGCCGGGAACCGCGATCTGGTGATCTTCTTCGATGCCACGCCCGGCCGCAAAACCGATCTCGAGTTTCGATACCGCCTTACCGGATATGATCCGGACTGGACGGTGACCCCTAGCAAGCTCGCTCACTACCGGCGGCTCAGCCCCGGACATTTTGAGATGGAAGTAGAAGCCCGCGAGGCAGGCGGACAATGGTCTGCAACCGCAGCGACTCTCAAGGTCGTGCAACGCCGCTTCTTCTACCAGACCTGGTACTTCTACGTCCTGGTCGGCGTAGCGATGGTGCTGATTGGGACGCAGTTGCTGAGCCAGCGAGATCAACTGCTCAAGGGAGAGATGGGCATTGTGCTGGAGGAGCGGAACCGCATCGCCAGCGACTGCCATGACACGCTGATGGCCGGGTTCGCGGCCATCTCCTGGCAACTGGAGGCGACGGCGAAGCTCTTCCGAGACACCCATGCGGAGCTGACACCGGCGGCAAAGTCCTGTGAGCTGGCACGCAGCATGGTCTCGCACTGCCAGGCGGAGGCGAGGCGAATTATCTGGGACTTGCGCGATACCGAGGAGCTGACCGACAACCTCTCGCAGGCGCTGACACGCGCTCTGGCGGCGCACCGCATGCGCGAGACCATCGAGACCACCTTCGAAGTCTATGGCGATGAGACTCCCATCGCGCCCGGTGCGGTCCACCACCTCGTCTGCATCGGGCAGGAGGCCATAACGAATGCGGTGCGCCACGCGCAGGCGACCAACATCCACGTCGCGCTGCGCTATGGGACCGACTCGCTGAATCTCTCCGTAAAGGACGATGGCAAAGGATTCCATGTGTCGGACACATCGACCCGGACCGGACACTTCGGTATCCCGGTGATGCAGGAGCGCGCGAGGAAGCTTGGCGGAGCTCTGAAGCTGACCAGTTCCGCGCAGTCAGGGACCGAGGTTGCGGTGACAGTTAGTTTTCAGGCGATCGATCGCTCGCTGAAGCAAAGGGACGTGGTGCCGTGGATTGGCGTCTAG